The Labrus mixtus chromosome 21, fLabMix1.1, whole genome shotgun sequence nucleotide sequence CACCCAATGGTTTCACCATGTACATGCTGTCTAAGGAGAACTGTGTGTTTAACCCGGATCACGCCCGCGTTTACCAAGACATGAAACATCCGCTTTCACACTACTTCGTCTCCTCCTCACACAACACCTACCTCACCAAGGATCAGCTGACCGGGGACAGCAGCACAGAGCCTTACATCAGGTTAGAATGAAACgtcccaaacacacacctgcacctcTCTTACTTTACCTGaaagaaagtgaaaatattctgctttttgatatatatgtatttatgaaTCTGGTATGTAAATGTAGCTAAGAAATacatacattatttttattatctttgtAGGGTAAATAAatatgctatgttgaagtgctggcttctctcacaacaatgcagcagccagtatgtcctccttctaactttagattctggtcctgaatgctctggatttgtttggaccagagaaggtaggcggttttaaggcacccccacacggctgttttggacgcccctcggtttgccagatatgagagcagttatcaggtcaaaccaacaggtgttgcagtgatggaagcgggcaagagaactggttgagatagaagtgattgtacctgacctaaaaagcctctgcatgtttctaataagctccacgagcagaaacgtgctcaaactaggatcaatattggagatgcttttgaaaaatagagagaggttagaacacagaaaggtttacaggccgatgcagagctggctaaacactgaagcttcagagcaTCGACTCTAAAGAGGATGTTTTGCATGTATGcgaatgtttaaaaatatggtTTTGTGACATAAATAGGGAGGTACGTCACAAATATAGACAATATTTATGAATATTTGATGAAGTCTCTGGTTTCTTACACTAATCCATTGCAGGAGTGCCTTAAGCCTGTAATCTTTCTagagaccagcagggggcaacgtTGCTTTCATGCAGATATTTGCTAACTGTTGTCAAGCAATAGCTAATGGGTGCCCTGATGAACATCTAAAAGGACTATTTCCTGCATAAAACTAAGGTTGGAATATGATTGGCCGGACTAAAATCCAAAATCAGACCCTAAAACTATTGTCCAGACTTTGCACTCATATGTTTAAAGGGTTTATCTTCATCGTTTTGCCCAAAACCTCATTAGCATTGGTAACTGCCAAGCCAGAATGTCCTATCTGGGGAATAGTTATGGCCCTCCTTCATATATTTTTTCCAGGATGCACGCTATTCACAGTCTCATGGTCTGCGGATACTTgccaacataaataaatactacGCCCAGAATAGTAACAAGGGCCTAAATGACACTTCTACTCAGTGAGTCATCTCTTGGACTTTagctttgatgttttctttctgtcagaGCTCTAAATCATGGCTGCCGCTGTGTGGAGCTGGACTGCTGGGACGGAGATAAAGGAGAGCCGGTCATCTACCACggacacacactcacctccAAAGTGCCCTTTGTCGAGGTCATTGAGACCATCAATGAGTATGCTTTTAAAGTGAGTACAGCACTCAAACCAGAATCATTTCACTTAATCTTCTAGAGAACATAAAGAcatgctgtggctcagttggaagagtcggtcgtctcttgACCAGAAGGTCCgggattcgatccccagctcctgcagccacatgtccttgAAACTTAACCCCATGTTGCTCGGGGGTGTGAATGgaattagttaatactgatggtcactttacatggCAGGCAgcatctaccatcagtgtgcaGATCCTTCTGCATTCTGTAGATCCTTAACAGTTTAATATTagattcaaaatatttttctttaatcacATCTGGTCGCGTTCAGTTGATGACGGTTTCACTTGCACCTGTGGGCATGACAGCCCATGTCTCAGCACTTCTATAATCACACTGTATATAGGACGCAGTCTTCTTTTTAGATGATCTTGCTGCCTTCAAAAACAAGCGACTTtatgaatattacattttaatattgatGTAAACCAATCCTAGTGTGAAACATTGTCTGCTCAGCTGTGATGCTCTGGtccatgtgctgcagacagtgctgagagttTAATATGCTATATGGTATGGAGTCAGTACATTTACAGGATGACCACATTTCTAAATCACCATAAGCATTGTTTTATGCATCATCTGTTCTGTAAAATAAGTTTTCATGTCGACAATTAAGTGACAATACTATGATAATATCGTCTGACAAAGACATTTTTCCTGATTCTGTTTGGGGGAAAAATCATTTTCTCTTGACTTTGCAACATCGTTTCTCTTCCCAGGCCTCTCTGTACCCTGTCATCCTGTCTCTGGAGAACCACTGCTCTGTGGAGCAGCAGACGGTGATGGCTCGACACCTGCGATCCATCCTGGGAGACAAACTGCTCACTAAGCCCCTCAGCGGTTTGGACCCTCACAAACTGCCTTCTCCAGAGGTGAGGAGACACTTCTCTGTAACAGGATCAAAGTTACATCACATGTAGATCTGCTTTATCTGTTGAGACCAGTGGAGTCTTTGACTGGGACACACAGGAGATTATTCCCATGTGTACTGAAACCTCACTCAGTTTTCTATTTCCTGAATAGATAAGATTAAAAAACCTGACGTGATTAAAtcattgcttcttttttttttttaaagatttatttttgggaattttgtgcttttaatggagagacaggacagtggatagagttggaaatcagggagagagagtggagaatgacatgcgggaaaggagccacaggtgggatgcaAACCCGGGCCACCAGCTTGAGACTACAGCCTACagacatggggcacgcgcattAACCACTGGGTTAGTGCGAGCGCCCCTTAAATCATTGCTTCTGATGGACATTCAGTGTGTGAGATGactcttttaaagatttcagtctgacacacattttaatattctaACACACTCAATCTGGATGTGAGGACTTTAATTTCTCtgttatgtacagtatgtaaaggcttttttaaagtctattcttcTCTATGCTCAGCACACATGGCTGGGTCTAACATCCCCCCTTGTCCTGAAGAGCGAAATGCGGGTTACGATCTTTAGGGCAGCACATGGGCCTAACAGTCCATGTGTCAGGGATGGGGTAGAAAGGTTTTGTGCAGTTCCTTAGGGAAGCATTCCATAGGGTTAACAGTTCAGCGATATAAGAGGCATTTTGGGGTCTGGTGGTGATCAGTACTTCAGGCTGGGAACTACCCTGTGGCTGGCTCCATCCTTCACCCCCCTGGCTCTGTCGTGTATTCTGCCGGTGACATGGTCTCTTAGACTTATTCATAGTATGAGGCAATTTTGTTGCCTTCTAGTGCTAGGTCAGGTCACTATTGTTTCTCCCAAACCCAGGACGCATGCATGTCTCCCATGCCACCTGTGCAAATTTCTTGATCTCATGCATACTAAGCTGATGTGTTTGGCAATGCATGGTGACATTGTACCGTACACAGCCATGCAGATAGTGCAGGAAGATGGACTTGAAAGTTTGGTCCTCTTTCAAACCTGGAACATTACATCCCTGGAAATGTGCAGATTTTAGGCGCCAGTAATACTCTCTGGGGGCCTCATGCTTCTGGTGCAAAACACTTAAAGAGGGGCAGATACAGTCTAGGTGTAGGTGGAGAATTCCTTGCACAAAGCATTGCTGAGAGCTGAGTACTGGTCCCTGACTTCAGTCTGTAGGCTATTCATGAAGTCAAGAACTCTCctggaagttgtcttccagatcagcctgAGTTTTATCTGTGCATTAACAGTGCAATAAACCTGGTTTATTGAgaacctcacacggggcaccatttaTGTTGTTAAGGAGTTTTGCAGAGctaatatcaatcaatcaaactttatttgtatagcccttttcatacaacaaatgtatcacaaagtgcttttacatcaaataaatcaaacagcagctAATACAGCTAATACACGGGCAACATTTATGTTGGGTTTTATATAGTAACATTTGGTTATTAAATGAATATGAATAATTATCCTTAATTAATTATAAGAGTTAAACAGGGGCACCACTCTGATACCAGAGAACAATAATCAAATATCACCAAATCAGTCTCgaattaatttattaaatacttatattattaaaaattaaTAACATGTATTTAATAAACTGAAGGCCAGAAACCCGTACACCAAGCCCCCggacaatgcaaatacaccagtaatcacaaacaactgcacttaaaattataacagaatttatttatcCTTTAAGGTCAATTTGATCTGCAAACAAAGATTGGGGTTGggttctgttctgttctttaagcattttttattctcttgaCCTATAAGTTTAATTAAATCTATTATTatgctttatattttttacatttgccaAGAAACAAGTGACCTGAAATGTCAAACCAGTTGAATCTTGGGTTactagtttgttgtttttctaactATAAGTATCATCTTTAAGACAACTCGTTCatgtttagtgtttgtgtgttatatGTTGCCTGTGTGTGCAGGATCTGAAGGGGAAAATCCTGGTGAAGGGGAAAAAGGAACGCatggtggaggagggaggataCAGCTCTTCAGACCTGAGCTCCTCAGACGAGGAGGCGAGCCAGTCTGAAGGCAAAGCCAAGACAAAGAAACCAGAACAGAAGGTACAACTCTACCAGCTCACCTTTATGCTAGAAGTTTACAAGCTCCTTACAAATATGACAGGATTCTTTGCGTTTTTTAATATCAGCCAGGTGTGTCTAAGCTGAGTCCAGAGCTGTCCGAGCTGGTGGTGTACACCCGCAGTGTCCCATTCAAAACCTTTGATCAAGCAGCCAAAAACCCCTCAACAGACATGTCCTCTTTCTCTGAGAGTGATGCACTCAGGCACGTTAAGGACTCAGGTATGACGAGTGAATGTGACCTAActtactttaaaagaaaaataacctgGATTGTGTGCTATCCACAATAAAAGAAATCAAGCTTAGAGTAAAGGTTGTGTTTTACCCTTTGACTGTAACTTCTTTAGGCAGAACAAGCACAAACCCAACAtaagtctctctttgtatttagCTGGACTAACAGGACTTTTTTTGTCTCGCCCCTTAAGGGATGCATTTTGTGCGTCACAACAGCCACCAGCTGAGCAGGATCTACCCCTCAGGCCAGCGACTCCAGTCCTCAAATTACAACCCTCAGGAAATGTGGAATGGAGGCTGTCAAATCGGTGAGAGCGTGTTCTACcttaagtctgtttttttacagagaagaaaagaagagttGTTTCTTAGGAACACATTATTTGTAGTCTTTTCACTCTCTTTTGGATCTAATTGTGTGCAAACCATTTATGCAATGCCCCACTGACATTCCTCCAGAAGCATCATGCAAACAACACTGTGATAGACAGAATGGTtgactgttgtgtgttttctccagTTGCGTTGAATTTCCAGACACCTGGTGAGCAGATGGACTTAAACCATGGCCGCTTCCTGCAGAACGGTCAGTGTGGGTTCACCCTGAAGCCTCCCTTCATGTGCCAGCCTGACACCACCTTCAACCCAGAGAATGTCGGTGGAGGTCCTGGCCATAGACCCCTCGTGCTCACTGTTAAGGTAAGACTGTGGAAAACCTTCCCCTTATGTAGAATTCAGTGGTattctcctcatctttctcaATGAGAAGGATTAAAAGTTTCCTCAATACAGGACTAAAGTAAAGATTTTCAAAGCTTGGCTCTTGGCTCGGTGAAACCCTGCCATCTTTATCTTCTTCTGCGGCTTTAGTACCCATAGGAATGTATCACAACAGTATTGATATTCACTACAACATCACTCCCTCATACGATATTCCTGTATTAAGCATCTTTATTCCAGCAGCTGTAAACCGAAacgttaaatgtgttttaaagggaTTGGTCAAGATTGATTTTGCTGATGAACTTTGTTGGAAATGACTCTgagtaattaaataaatatcatgCACTCCTTTCTCTTATTCAAATAAcgctctgttgtttttgtttttccaggtgATTTCAGCTCAACAGCTACCAAAACCAGAATGGGACAAGCCCAGCTCCATCGTGGACCCTCAGGTGTGGGTGGAGATACACGGTGCAACCATTGACAACGATAAGAAGAAAACTAATCATGTTGACAACAATGGTAAACATCAACTTTACTGACTAGTGGCCTGTGTCCAcctgatgtttttattcttagttcccaatgaggagagagcgtttgcagcggCAATCGGACTCCCGGAGAAAGGCGCAGTGCCCATCATCCTTTTTATGAGTGCGCCGCCTTTTTTGTGCTGCCACTCCGAATGCTTCTcgtaaaatgtcttaaaatgtttcagaaatgctgtctcagcctaactttcagtcaacctaaggacaggctgagagctggagaagagttttaagtcttacaacaaaccgttacatcacgcctacctgtcaatcaggtcagctatgcgactaactatggataacacgtagtattcataaaatcaaaacggagccatTTTCAACCCcccttacagtgtgtgctgttaggacaataactaattggacatatttgttttttgtaccaggctttaaacatgtttatttatgctgtaaaaacagctttgttgCCTGTGGTGTTTATGTGACTTCTtgggctcctggagccagcctcaagtggacacaaacttcacaaactgcaggattttgcacttccgcattggcttcatttttcaagaccggaggttgccccttggtcTGATCAGAGCCTGATAGCACACGAtataacggtttgtcaagatgCTTAACCTCCAGTCCTCAAACTACTAGAGGTAGAGagccacctcagctccagctctcagcctgaaAGTTAGtttaagacaggatttccagcattgCAACCCCCATCGAcaggcttccaaagccccctgcagtaacagacagttgaagtcactcaggctttgtccattcatatttatggttgtaaacaagaacaaaaaagtcAACTGCATCGAATTGAAAGGCTGCAAATTTACATATGATTAACaatataaacacattaaatcTAAAGTGTTGtgattgaaaatatgaaaaaaagtgagctgagtaaaaaaaagctgcaaaaaaggATAAGTTACTGAGACAGTAAAGTTGCAAGAACTGTTCtgaaagtgttatttttttcctttcaggctTTAACCCCCGGTGGGACTGCACCTTTAACTTTACCGTCCATGCCCCAGACTTGGCTCTGGTTCGCTTCATGGTGGAGGACCACGACTATACCTCAAGCAATGACTTCCTGGGACAATTCACCCTGCCTTTCACGAGTCTCCGTACAGGTAAGGATCGTAGACATACAAATGGTCAACGTGGCCCAAACTGCTCTTATTGgacaaagatgaagccaaaatagCCCCATGACGGGCGCTGACATTTAGCAAATTTTCAACCAGAGTCTGTGTAGCAGAGATCGTCTGTAAGAGCTGCGATACTGTTGTTACGCTAacgaaaaacacaacacaaaaacacaaatttaacttaaaaaacTGCAACGCTCCCTCAAGTAGGTTCAGCCCAcggcagaacagattcttgtgtagGTTTCAGGCAAACACTGGGGAAGTTTAAGGACTCTTAAATTAACTGCTCCACCCTGCGGCTCTATATCGTTTTACCTCACCTGAGGCGAAGTATTCTGCTGCCAATTCTTTATATATGGTAAGGACTATAGATTGTTGCAATAACAGGGATTATATTGCTCACCTaactttttttctatctttgcaGGTTACCGTCATGTCCGGCTTCTCAAGGTTGACGGCTCCAGCCTTTCGCCTGCATCAATCTTCGTCCACATCAAGGTCTCCCCGCGTCAGAGCAGTCCGTCAAAATCATCTGCTAAATCCCCGGCCCAGTCTTCAACCAAGAAACCCTGATCTCGTCCTTAGCCACAGCAACATGAAGGATTGGAGCCAGCATGGGAAGATCCCAGGAAATGGGATCAGAAAATGTTGCAGCTGTACCCCCTCTACTGGTCTATACATCATATAACAAGACTGTGATGAAAGAAAAGTGACTAGTTTTCTTAATGTCTgaagttaaaagaaaacagcagaacacCAAAATcaagtataaaaacaaaacctgctgCTGAACAAAAAAAGGGGGTGTTTAATGGGTGTCTGAAGCACCCATGATCAACCAATCAGCCTCCTTTGGGCTATAATTGAGCCTTTAAGTAATCTATTTAAAGAGATATCTGCAGGGGAAATAACTAGTACGGCTAAGCTAAGCCCTCCCCtttcttaaaataaagatgataaagttattttcaaataacttacaacagattttttttccattttggtGAAACCTAGAGGAGCGAGCAAACCTAATAAACACAGGATATCTTGAAATgggccttctttttttttacagcccaaGCAATGTAGCACCCTCTTCTATTCACCTCTGTGGTGtaaatgagtgacaggtgtcaTGGCTCCCCCCCCTTGATTTGATGATCATTTGGGCTACATTCATTCAGTCCACAGGTCACTGACTTTTGACCCATGACACAACTGTCCTGTTACAAACCATAGAGATGCTAAAAAACTAACTAAGTATCTCTTAACTTAAAATTCCTGCCATCCCAATCctaattctgttagccagtTTATGGCAATTTCCATTATGTGTTAACAAAATAAGATGTACATCCATGGTCCATCGGTGAGAAATTGCATCCCTCCTCCCTGCATATCTGTATTTGAATGAGGCATGACCAAATCTGTGCTCAACTTGTATTttgatactttttatttttttaacttaaatgttATTTAGTAGTTCATAGATTTGCCAAATAGTCTAGAAATGCCTGCTGCTTTGTGACTAAATCAATACTTGGAAAGGTTGGTTAAGTTTTGTAGTATTTTAACAATTAACGCATTTTACTTTTTATGCATGTAAATAACCTTTTAAAAAGGTACACTGGAATCCTTTAGAGAAGAAGATGCTTGATGAAAGTGGATCTATATCAGGAGGTTATACTAAGGTTGATTTATATGGGCAGGatcatttttgtaaaaattTGAAATCTGTGAAAAAGCCAGTGATTGAACCTTTCTGAGGCCTAGTCCACATATaggcaggtatttttttttaactgaggtTTTCCTCCTTCGTTTTAAAAAATTAGAATTAATCTGTAAACAAACTTCCGAAATCACCTATGCGGTCTCCGATGAtattgacaataaagatatcttatcttattgtgATTGAGGCAAACATTTGATCAATTAACACCCTTTCTAAGTTCACTGCTTTGATGGATAAGAAGTGACAAGGCGATTTAGTGACAAGGCGGGATTAGGGAGTCCCTGTTGTTGCTTTTTAGACTTGACACATATGGACATCCTCCAAAATAGCAaagacttctctttttttatttggtttcatCTTTGAATTACATTGTGTTTAGATTGATAATCCCAGCAACTGTGACACAAAGACTTTCTTACTGTCAGTGTTTGAACAAGTTATCAGACATGTTTCTATATGTTAGATATCACTCTGAGTCATGTAcctgttcatgttttatacagcgTTGTTTCGTTGAAGAGGGACGTGTGATCTTgtaagagtttgttttttaactttgttattGTATGTTCACACATTACAAGAAGAACTATGAAGACGACCTCACTGCTATGTTATGACTTGAAGGATTTTTTAGTCTAGGATGATTGCTGAGCAGATTTATAGATTGCTTACTGTTATATTTT carries:
- the LOC132955352 gene encoding 1-phosphatidylinositol 4,5-bisphosphate phosphodiesterase delta-3-A-like, which encodes MLGHGKKAAPVLKNGAGTSESKAIDPLRNLGVQDDEDVKRMLQGSSMVKVRSPRWQKRRTLKLLEDGVTVWCQSHKTSSRAKELQSFSVMDVECVREGCQSETLRPMLGSIPEGRCLTVVFKGARKSLDLLCQSPEEAQQWARGIRTLQERVENMTQKEKLNHWIHAYLSRADQNHDDKMSYDEVQTLLQMINIDLSDQYAHNLFQKCDKSADGRLDHKEIEVFCRELLRRPELDAVFIRYSANGCVLSTVDLRDFFKDQGEDASVTHAQSVILTYELNEWAQKNQFMTPNGFTMYMLSKENCVFNPDHARVYQDMKHPLSHYFVSSSHNTYLTKDQLTGDSSTEPYIRALNHGCRCVELDCWDGDKGEPVIYHGHTLTSKVPFVEVIETINEYAFKASLYPVILSLENHCSVEQQTVMARHLRSILGDKLLTKPLSGLDPHKLPSPEDLKGKILVKGKKERMVEEGGYSSSDLSSSDEEASQSEGKAKTKKPEQKPGVSKLSPELSELVVYTRSVPFKTFDQAAKNPSTDMSSFSESDALRHVKDSGMHFVRHNSHQLSRIYPSGQRLQSSNYNPQEMWNGGCQIVALNFQTPGEQMDLNHGRFLQNGQCGFTLKPPFMCQPDTTFNPENVGGGPGHRPLVLTVKVISAQQLPKPEWDKPSSIVDPQVWVEIHGATIDNDKKKTNHVDNNGFNPRWDCTFNFTVHAPDLALVRFMVEDHDYTSSNDFLGQFTLPFTSLRTGYRHVRLLKVDGSSLSPASIFVHIKVSPRQSSPSKSSAKSPAQSSTKKP